The Akkermansia sp. N21116 genome includes a region encoding these proteins:
- a CDS encoding M60 family metallopeptidase — MKPTLYTLGLLAITAVTYLISESAEGSDLSPDSPVFAPATKNAIHTDRDKPAGTWNWADAAKMEMPNGFPTAQNKWKSGKDDTQRASLQSLCKSWHKADPSSLSACPAAADYPGLPGEKDVKLVTRTITVDPSFAGWHSTGLYAPPGGKVTVTFPENVTLRQEEGKRNKNIYDVRIGCHKDKLGERHKQWSRLPDITVSKPVTGTTTEITNPMGGLIYVCVNGNQHETQPFDVTISPAVPSPIFILGKTSTDDWKQQLATTTAPWGEIQTPRLTVTLAIDQLKQCPDIQSIAACLQKNMALEDWLIAWDKFPNKLKSPMRIVVDRQISAGSGHSGYPAMGLFGWGKPIATGSLLTHGSWGFWHELGHNHQTPPFRLDGLGEVTVNLFSLICQVQGIGLDFSNAWGGLKSKSLAQKLNAYFTGTETYHENRDHSLRLAFFADLMKGIGFKPFRAAAIAYHANPYDAKKTSNDAKWDWLMVELSKGAGKNLAKYFETWRIPVSPEAKAEVKKLPTWMPSQDYPACYISAQ, encoded by the coding sequence ATGAAGCCCACGCTCTACACACTTGGATTACTGGCTATTACAGCAGTTACTTATCTCATCTCCGAATCCGCCGAAGGTTCCGACCTCTCGCCGGATTCTCCCGTTTTTGCTCCCGCCACCAAAAATGCCATTCACACAGACCGAGACAAACCCGCTGGTACATGGAACTGGGCCGACGCCGCCAAAATGGAGATGCCTAACGGCTTCCCCACAGCACAAAATAAATGGAAATCCGGGAAGGACGACACTCAAAGAGCCTCCCTCCAGTCCTTGTGTAAATCATGGCACAAGGCAGATCCCTCCTCCCTTTCGGCCTGCCCGGCTGCAGCCGACTACCCCGGATTGCCCGGGGAAAAAGACGTCAAGCTCGTCACTCGTACAATCACAGTCGATCCCTCTTTCGCCGGTTGGCACAGTACAGGGTTGTATGCACCTCCCGGCGGGAAGGTAACTGTCACCTTCCCGGAAAACGTCACTCTTCGCCAGGAAGAAGGCAAACGGAACAAAAACATTTATGATGTTCGCATCGGTTGCCACAAGGATAAACTCGGAGAACGGCACAAGCAATGGAGCCGTCTCCCCGACATCACCGTTTCCAAACCCGTCACCGGTACCACGACGGAAATTACAAACCCCATGGGAGGCCTTATCTACGTCTGCGTCAACGGCAACCAGCATGAAACCCAGCCCTTTGACGTCACCATATCCCCTGCCGTTCCCAGCCCGATTTTCATCCTGGGTAAAACCTCCACCGACGACTGGAAACAGCAACTAGCCACCACCACCGCTCCCTGGGGAGAAATCCAGACACCGAGACTGACTGTCACCCTCGCCATCGACCAACTGAAGCAATGTCCGGACATACAGTCCATCGCCGCTTGCCTCCAGAAAAACATGGCTCTGGAAGACTGGTTGATCGCCTGGGACAAATTCCCCAACAAATTAAAATCACCCATGCGTATTGTTGTAGACCGGCAAATTTCCGCCGGGTCCGGTCACTCAGGCTACCCGGCCATGGGCTTGTTCGGCTGGGGAAAACCCATCGCTACCGGCTCCCTCCTCACACATGGAAGCTGGGGATTCTGGCATGAATTGGGACACAACCATCAAACGCCTCCCTTCCGCCTCGACGGCTTGGGCGAAGTCACAGTCAATCTCTTTTCCCTGATCTGCCAGGTTCAAGGTATCGGACTGGATTTTTCCAATGCCTGGGGAGGACTCAAATCCAAATCCCTTGCCCAGAAACTGAATGCCTACTTCACCGGAACGGAAACATACCACGAAAACCGGGATCATTCCCTGCGCCTCGCTTTCTTTGCCGACCTCATGAAAGGCATCGGCTTCAAACCTTTCCGCGCAGCTGCCATCGCCTACCACGCAAACCCGTACGATGCCAAAAAGACATCCAACGACGCCAAATGGGACTGGCTCATGGTCGAACTTTCCAAAGGTGCCGGTAAAAACCTCGCCAAATATTTCGAAACCTGGCGCATTCCCGTCTCTCCGGAAGCCAAAGCGGAGGTCAAAAAGCTGCCTACCTGGATGCCCTCTCAAGACTATCCGGCCTGTTACATTTCGGCACAATAA